The following proteins come from a genomic window of Dehalogenimonas sp. THU2:
- a CDS encoding GspE/PulE family protein — protein MPAVTSENKGIASRLAAYLRGQGYDVTETAVLKGRSGLEHSFDLLSRRDDGFAQRTLAFSVLSDMPDQAATESAIFAFANKTYDAGITERVVILPSHLAKTAQEFAESQKVQIFDEASLQALFAQDEPSPAETPALDQPLKFTDKADLIASLKKTGYLVEENARLTGRSGIQHTFDLVARQNGTQEHNLGIDVVDDREVVSLEDVALFDTKAYDARISSKFIATSALLSGEAVKFAESQKIKVIELSSPPEAEVKIEKKPEIKEEIKPEVKAAPAPPAATASAPAKPVATEVKTGDNGKLGGELRQLPTNEALKLIPEVMARRYSAIPVRLSGNTLEVAMSNPSDIMALEALTAYSKRRIKALPADERELREAIDFNYKGYGEVDKFLSRVSVYADATDESLATDAALDAPLAQALNLIIEEAVKARASDIHLEPDEERLRVRFRIDGSLQEMMSLPISVQRAIISRVKILSSLNIADHHHAQDGQFSINAGGRSIDIRVATAPTVHGEMSVLRLLDKSRGLLELPQLGFNPESLARYESMLRVPYGMILVSGPTGAGKTTTLYASLSTIDTKSRNVITIEDPAEYRFKDINQIQVNVQAGITFASGLRSILRLDPDVIMVGEIRDAETANIGVQAALTGHLMLSSIHANDTVGVLFRMLDLGVEPFLIASAVIGVVAQRMVRRICPYCNHQVEAPVIEQVAYERETGEKKVKFTYGTGCKSCAYTGYLGRVGMYEIMYFSETLKRMLLDNAGAGDIRAQSIREGMTTMLRDGMLKVKEGITTPSEVLKNAYSPEERF, from the coding sequence AAAACATATGACGCCGGCATCACCGAACGGGTGGTCATTTTACCCTCCCACCTGGCTAAAACCGCCCAGGAGTTCGCCGAAAGCCAGAAGGTCCAGATCTTCGATGAGGCTTCCCTACAGGCTCTCTTCGCCCAGGACGAACCGTCCCCCGCCGAAACCCCGGCGCTGGATCAGCCCCTCAAGTTCACCGATAAAGCGGATTTGATCGCATCGCTTAAAAAAACCGGCTACCTGGTGGAAGAAAACGCGCGGCTCACCGGCCGCAGCGGCATCCAGCATACCTTCGATCTGGTCGCCCGGCAGAATGGCACCCAGGAACATAACCTGGGCATAGATGTCGTCGATGACCGGGAGGTCGTCAGCCTGGAGGACGTGGCCCTTTTCGACACCAAGGCTTACGACGCCCGCATCTCCTCTAAGTTCATCGCCACATCCGCCCTGCTTTCCGGCGAGGCCGTCAAGTTCGCTGAGAGCCAGAAGATCAAGGTCATCGAACTGTCTTCACCGCCTGAAGCCGAGGTGAAAATCGAGAAAAAACCCGAGATCAAGGAAGAGATCAAACCCGAGGTTAAAGCAGCACCCGCACCCCCGGCGGCGACCGCCTCCGCACCGGCAAAACCAGTCGCCACGGAGGTCAAAACCGGGGATAACGGCAAACTCGGTGGGGAGCTCCGGCAACTACCCACGAATGAAGCCTTGAAACTGATCCCGGAGGTCATGGCCCGCCGGTATAGTGCCATACCGGTGAGACTTTCCGGCAACACCCTGGAAGTGGCCATGTCCAACCCGTCGGACATCATGGCGCTGGAGGCTCTTACCGCCTACTCCAAACGCCGGATCAAGGCGCTGCCCGCCGATGAGCGGGAACTGCGTGAAGCCATCGATTTCAACTATAAAGGCTACGGCGAGGTGGACAAGTTCCTCTCCCGGGTCTCCGTTTACGCCGACGCCACGGATGAAAGCCTGGCTACCGACGCCGCGTTGGACGCACCGCTGGCGCAGGCCCTCAACCTCATCATCGAGGAAGCGGTCAAGGCCCGCGCCTCGGATATTCACCTGGAGCCGGATGAGGAACGTCTCCGGGTCCGCTTCCGTATCGACGGCAGCCTCCAGGAAATGATGAGCCTGCCGATCAGCGTGCAGCGCGCCATCATCTCGCGCGTCAAGATTTTATCCTCGCTCAATATCGCCGACCATCACCACGCACAGGACGGCCAGTTCTCTATCAACGCCGGCGGCCGCAGCATCGATATCCGCGTCGCCACCGCCCCCACTGTCCACGGCGAGATGTCGGTTCTCCGCCTCCTGGACAAGTCCCGCGGTCTGCTGGAACTGCCGCAACTCGGATTCAATCCGGAGTCTCTGGCCAGATATGAAAGCATGCTTAGAGTCCCCTACGGCATGATCCTGGTTTCCGGCCCCACCGGCGCCGGCAAGACCACCACCCTGTACGCTTCTTTATCGACCATCGATACCAAGTCGCGAAACGTCATCACCATCGAGGACCCGGCGGAATACCGCTTCAAAGACATCAACCAGATCCAGGTCAACGTCCAGGCTGGCATAACCTTCGCCTCCGGCCTGCGCTCCATTCTGCGCCTGGATCCGGATGTGATCATGGTCGGTGAGATCCGGGATGCGGAGACCGCCAACATCGGCGTCCAGGCCGCCCTGACCGGCCACTTGATGCTATCGTCCATTCACGCCAACGATACGGTCGGCGTCCTTTTCCGCATGCTGGACCTCGGTGTGGAGCCCTTCCTGATAGCCTCCGCCGTCATTGGCGTGGTAGCCCAGCGCATGGTCCGCCGCATCTGCCCCTATTGCAACCACCAGGTGGAAGCCCCGGTCATCGAGCAGGTGGCCTATGAGCGAGAGACCGGTGAGAAAAAGGTGAAATTCACCTACGGCACCGGCTGCAAATCCTGCGCCTATACAGGCTACCTCGGCCGGGTGGGTATGTATGAGATCATGTATTTTTCGGAAACCCTGAAACGTATGCTCCTTGACAACGCCGGCGCCGGAGACATCCGCGCCCAGTCCATCCGTGAAGGCATGACCACCATGCTCCGGGACGGCATGCTTAAAGTGAAGGAAGGCATCACCACACCATCGGAGGTACTGAAGAACGCTTATTCACCGGAGGAACGGTTCTAG